The following nucleotide sequence is from Citrus sinensis cultivar Valencia sweet orange chromosome 6, DVS_A1.0, whole genome shotgun sequence.
atgtttaaaagaattaggatatattttacatttatactGAGAAGattttatgtaaaatattctaaaatttaatatttctattttagtatttttgtagggattaataaatttttttcacaacttataatttaaattaatcatcaaaagaattaataaaatgcaGCACCAAACATATGATAAGTGAAAAGTATTGAAATACAATATAGCATCATATGTTGtacaatattaatataatacattACTAATAAAATACAGTCTAATGCAATAcatcatatataaaataatataatacaatacaatataatacaatacaatgtgCTAAACGCACCCtcatgagttttattttattttctccttaTATTCGGATGATCTCACAGATGAGATGATAAgttacatttataaaatttgaagaacaAATAAACGAGACCACACATTATAGTTACGTGGACAAATATTAAaccttatttaatttatagtaaAATTTGGTTTCTCTGCCCAACAGATTTAGCACTAGTTTGCAGGATGgatatattaattaactagTAGTCGTGGGAGTAGTACTTGGAGGATCTGGCACATAATCCTCGAGCTTCCAGAAGCCATTATCCAATTGAACCATGCTCTTGTTCTTGACAGCCCACCAATTTGGTGGTACCCCATATTTAACCTCTAAAAGATCCAATCCTTTGTTAACAAGTGCAATATCGCGATCAATTGCCAACTCGAAATCGTCATCATCGTCATCCCCTTTTGGCGTCCCTGCAATTCCATGCAGATAATTCTCTAAATTATGCAAAACTGATAGAGATGGTTTACGCTTCTTTACGTATGTTGATTTTGTGGTGTCGATTTTCAACTCTTGTCCCACGTGAACATAACCCATGGCAATGTGCGGAAGATAACGAGGCGGAAGATCAGGAACTATGTCGTCTTTATTTGTAATGCGTAAGAGGTGAAGATGATTCAGATCTTCGAATACAGTCTTGAAGGCTGAGTTCCCAACGCGGGGGCTAGCAAACACGATGGCTGTCACCATGCATCCTGATGCTGCGTCTGATCCTGTGGGTTTGTTATATCCGTTGGCAACTAAATCTGCTGCATTCAGTGTTGCAAGTGCCGAACCCAAGCTGTGGCCTATCACTGTAATGCTCATTTCCTCTTCCTTGTATTTGTCCACCAGTGTCCTTACTGCACTTCGAACCTACTTccacaaattaatatatataaataacagGATTCATTTCAGATTATTGGTCgtgaattgattatttttcaagcactcttcttattttcaaaaactttaatttatcttctatttttgttaagaagattaaaaaaaaattatcaatcaattttcattttttttctttttttttgaataaaaatgagaGTGACTTGAGATTttcgaaaataaaagaaataatctaaaaataagTAGTTCACGAACGTGATCTAATATTTaccattaataaaattaaaaatctgaACTCTGAACTAACTCTCACTATTTTAAGAATAGGCGTTGACACaccttttaacaaaaatataactCGATTCTCGCGTATTATCTCAGTTTACTTTTAAATGTGGCATACTATtgtcaacataaaaaattgaaaaatgcgGTTTACAAAAGTTTAGGAGATACactcaaataaatgaaaaaaacaaatagcGACTAAcgttttaaataatgaaaaaatgcaCTTCAATTGccgaaagaaaaaatcaaaacttattCAAATCATTGACTACCTCACGGCAGTAACCAATTCTCCCATTGCACTCTCACTCTTACTCTCACGCCGGCATCCGCCTATTTAATCACTCCGACGAACTGTCCACGTACTCCATCGCCGGCACCGTATCTTTATTTTGTGCAATATTTTGTAATCATTTGTGTGCAAATAGCAGCGCTCATAAAAAAAACCAATGtcattttactaaataaattattatattttttttcttttctcttattttctaCAGCCACTAAATGACTTTATTTTAACCATTATTACAAGGTTAttccaaaaaaagaaactctCTTGTCTCTTTCAAATTGTCAAATTCTCGTATCCTATGTCTTACCAATAAAACtcttttgagattttaaaaactttacgCCGCGTGTTTGCCTTTACATTTActattcttatattatatttgaccCGTCATTTTggtatttattaattagtgattataaaaataaaaataataaaatgatacaTCTACACCGCACATCACTAATAATGTACGgcagatttttaaaaataaacaaaagcaaGATGAATAGAGAGAATCCATCtcttatttttacttattaatcatcaataaaatcgTGCACGTGTCTTTTTTCGTTTTTTCTCAGGAAAAGTTCGGATCATGCATGTTTCTACTCTACCTGATCTTTGGCACTGGACTTATTGTAGGTGGAGGCTGAGTCAGATTTGACGTAGAGAGAATGAAAACCAGAGTGCACCTCAGGAGTAGGACCATAAGTATCTTCAAATATGTCGGAAGCTGCAGTAAGAGAGAATTCAATATCTTTGAACCACTCAGCAGCCGATTGAGTTCCTCTCCATGAAATCAAAATGTCTCTTCTTCCTAACACAGCCTTTCCTTCATCAGTGGCCACAGCAACGTACCCAATCCAAGCGGATTGGTCAGGAAGAAGCCACTCCAAGAAATCAGTATCTGATCTTGCGTATAAATAATTGGTGACAATGTATTTGTATGGATTGCCATTTTGTAAGGCTACATTCGAGAAGAAATCTTCTGGTGCATAACGAGGAAATCCGTACATCTTAGAAGTGGTCTCGCCATTGAAAGAATCATAAATAGCTTGAACTCTTTCACCATAATGAATTATATAGCGCCGGAGATTAATATTGAGAGGATTCAATAAACCATCCCAGTTGTTGTTGCCACTCAACTCCTTCCAATTGTCTGCTATGCTAGTCCCACCCATTATTTCGTTCTTGTTGTAACTTGTGAGGATGTCGCAACTAGATTCACTAATTTGCTTGCCTTTTATAGAATGCTACCCCCAAAGTGCCACATGAGACACACTTAATTTATACATAAACACGTGAAATTAATATCTTGCATGGGTGGTTTTACAAGGAGATCATCAATTTCCCattactaaaattaataataccacTTATCTCCATACTATTTTCATAAtagtataagaaaataatcttTTGGTGAAAACCACCATCTAAAATATAGGAAGATTCATGTTGTAtcacaaaaaaatcaataaacgAATATGTAGAAGCATACCTGAATCTATAATGTTTAATTACTCTCTAAAATTATGCAGTTTATCTTTAAGATCAACATGTTAACTGAGAGAATCCTTTAAATTTCTCTCTGTACTCTGTATGATGATAGGGTGTACatagaaaaaaatagtatGTTACGTGTGATTTGGGAACCATAACCCTTTATACAGACaactttttattatctttagtATTCCTATTTTAGACcattataagaataaaaattatcctcACGTCTCTATGTATTAAAGGCCTACATCTTAGATCCCAAATTATCGAAAACCTTAATAGATTACTTATAATTGAGGTTAACTTTATATGATAGTTCGCAATACATAGTTATTCATATAATAGTTATTCATATATGAGACCAACATTGGATTAAGAATTCAACAAATATTCAAACTCCctagcattaaaaaaaaaaaaagacatatgGATCGTTTTCTTGGTATTTTATCtaaggaataaaaaatatatatttatcatatgaaaaaatgtttaaaaataacaaaaggtcttattgttaaattaattttatttacattaaagcatatatttcttatttttagtctttaaattttttattttaatttctatttttattatttatttaattaataataaatatgaaaaaatatatttgaaaatgaagatCATACTGTTAAATTATGGTGTCAACGagattattgtttattataaaaattatacaaaataaatgatatatattaatttcaataggAAAAACTGACAATCTccttaattttatatcttaactataaaaatattacattttaatattttttgtgttattGTTATCAGTTGTGCTATTAATTGACTTGTATAATACCAATATTGTCTTTAATGAATCactttaaaaggataaaaataaatataaatgtagGAActgttaatttgtttaaatgaataaaaaatatgtagaTATTTTTTCGTTTCAAAAGACCACTTTACCTTTtagattatatattatattacaattttgGGTAAGATTATATGTGTGTGGCCATCATTTGACTAACTATAGTACTAACATATATAGatgtagtaattttttttcccttagcTAACATGTAAAAATGTTACTTTCAATAATTAAGTGATACGTTACAGTCATTTGTTATTTTGGCATAGTTAGAGTAGTAAAAAGATGATAaccattttctaattaattactCCCTGGCATTTTTGTGTGCATTAGTAGATAGTATTTGTTTCATACGAGGATTTTGTTTTGGGTTCACATATAATAGAAAGATCTTGTGTCATGCAGtcaatgaaaaatctatattGAGTGTGaataataatcatttcaaATGAGGAAAAGGCCTTGATACCTTTAAGGCTTGCTCAAATGTATggacaacatttttttttaatatctttatatCCTTGACTATAATAAGTACAGTAGAACCTCCAAATAGGAATACTTTATATAAGAATAATCtcttcataataataaaaaattgtgatcTCAACTTGGAACCAgttataattaagaaaaattttcacattataacaaattatattttttgtaggtCTCGTCTTAAATAAACTTACCTCCACATGataataatatcttaaaaatatatgccatgttacattaaataattaagatagaacaaaatatcttttaaagtTGGTTGTAACAATGATTTGTTCTTTAAAGTTGCAACCACATTTTTCAACTTGCGGGTATGTATTAATTGATTAGCATTGGCATCTTGTTGTTGAAGCCAAAATATTTCTAGCATCTCAAGTATGTTTGTAACTTCCTGGTATGaaactttttatatttatgtacTGTCATCCTCAAGATTACCCCCTTTCTCTTCTTGTCTAATTGCATCGATGATTTCTTCTTCAGTTAAAACATACCTGACTTGTCATTTACTTGGATGATTGATGAAgacattaatatccatttgattattaatatatgaCATAATTTACCTCTATATTACTTGCATTAGGGATAATTAAggaaagataataatttttgtactaTATCTCTATTGAGTTATAATCActttataagaataaatttcttCAGTCCCAACAATATGAGTATATAGAGgttttattgtaaaatgattaacttttaaaaaaaaattatcaataggCGAGacctcattttaataaaaaaaaataattactataaaagctaaaatatattaaaaaaaagaattctaaaTGCAGCATTTTTGTAGACAATGGCGAAGggtttattaatgaaaaatttaataatgtgGGACTTAACAAATGACAACATCACCCCATGAAAAAGCGTATCTGCCAGCGGCTAATTGATGAATAGTTTGGGATTCTAACCACTAATTACATTctgttattatatttttagattttgttatTATAGTTGTAGGATTTGTTTCGGATTATTTTTAagaggattaaaaaaattattttaaaagttaaaagttaattttggtatttgataatttttttaaaattatttttgggaaAATCCCAGCTTATCctataatagattttgaaaagcaggTAGGAacaacttttcaaaattcgatttttagaataattttacatttaatacAACTCTATATGTATATGCCCACGTACATTATACAAATCGAAAATTACTCTTATTcaattagaatataaaatcaataatttgaaaaagattattattgttacttataatattgagataaaaatgaaaaataaatttaataaaataaaatatttattttaattcttaattgttatatttacacaaaaaaagttacatacatatgtttataaatatgtaaataaacgttatttaatgttatatctatttcaatcatttataatcttataacagtttaacaataagtttttttcaaatattacgactgtttttaaaactcacaaaaataaattttacctaatatttaactaattatcTTCACAGTTGATTATGTttacaatataataaataacaaatattttaaaagttaaattattatcaaaCTAGCCGTTAGTCATTATTGCTTAGAAACGTTTTTAATGGGAAAGTCATTATTCTGACTAATTAGAGAAGGTGCCCAAATTGAATTAGAAGCATCATGACTATGATTGTTATagtaaagaatattaaagTCAAAAAATGTGGATGGTACGAGTGGAAGGTGAAATGATCAATTAATATAATCATgaataagtgaaaaaaaacGATGATGGAACTAGACACCTAAGGACCAAGAACCATAATTCCATGAGACCATGGACCATACATTATGGGACGACAAACCTTAAGTCCATGAGACAATGGACTAAACACTAGAAATTTGAAACCAGGAATCATGGACCATACATCCATAAGACCATGGACCATACATTATGGGATCACAAACCATAAGTCCACGAGACAATGGACCAAACACCAAGAACTTGAACCATGAGACTATGGACCATGCAGAAAAGTCAGTTATAGGCAAAGCCTTGTGTAGGCCAAGTCGATGTGTACTCCGGCtcttttttttgagaaaatttatatattattatgaattttataaataaaaaatttaatttcccatccctttatttttaaaaacaaagaaagtacCATTGGTTTACCTTACTAATaagtcaatttattattttaagttctcttttttttgtaTGCAATACATGGTCATGAATCTAACTCGGGATTAGATGACATCTTcacttaatattatattaataatttgaatcTTAACATTTgaattctaattaatttggttATTTATATATAGCCATCACATCATATTCaacatcaataattaatttgatgtaGTGCCACCGCATTAATTGAGAGCTTGAAATTCAAACCTACGATCCCTAGTGTTACTCTTACTATTAATATAACCTTTagctaatttttatttgacaagTACCCCATCCCAAATGAAACGTATCTCTTGTATTTGAAACCTTAACATCTTGCTTtcactaaaaaatattaaccaaCTAGATTATCATCGAAGATAAtgtaactttcatttttattaacttttttttttctaaaatgtaaaattattaagctTTTACATAAGTTTCGAGATTTGATCTTAGTCAAAGTCCACAAAAGGGGGATTATGGTCCAACTTGACCAGCTAGTTAAGATTTAATGACAGGATTGCGTTTGTTCAGCTAGCCTGCTAGAACCCAAAAGCTTGGTTTAGGTTTAATCAAGCGGGTTTGGCTACAATGCCGTTGGCATTGTACCCGGCACCATGCCGGGCTCTCAAAAAGAGAGCCCGGCTGTCTTTGGCTGCCATTTGGCAGCCAAAGACTTGGTGCAACCGGTTAACAAACCAGTTGcaccatatttttttaaaaaaatatattaaaaatacaatataaaaataaaaaaattaaataaaatgtcaaaaataattttttataatataattgatagcaaaagataaagaaattaaataatataatagaaaccctataatacaatataatataattaaatagaatggcaaaaaataaagaaattgaaaatgaaaaaaaatagtatttcaGATTTAACATCAGTTGTTGCATGTCCGACGTCTCGATTGCATGTTTGACGTAAGATGTTGCATGTGTtaaataaagccaaaataaagaatattctgaaatATTCTCGTccatttcatgtttgacgtcgaaGTTGCGAACTTTACGTGATAAGTTACATATTTCGCGTGAAGTGttgcaagtttcatgtttaacatCAGTTGTTGCATATTCGGCGGTTggatttcatgtttgacgtaaGATGTTGCATGTGttaaataaaaccaaaataaagaatattccaGAATATTCTcgtccgtttcatgtttgacgttgAAGTTGTGAACTTTACGTGATAAGTTGTATATTTCGCGTGAAGTGttgcaagtttcatgtttaacatCAGTTGTTGCATGTCCGACATCTCGATTGCATGTTTGATGTAAGATGTTGCATGTGTTgaataaagctaaaataaagaatattccaaaatattttcgtccatttcatgtttgacgtccaAGTTACGAACTTTACGTGATAAGTTGCATATTTCGCGTGAAGTAttgcaagtttcatgtttaacgtTAGTTGTTGCATGTCGGACGTAATGGTTGCATGTTTGACGTTAgatgttgcatattttaaataaagccaaaataaagaatattcccGAATATTCTcacatgtttcatgtttgtcgTCGAAGTTGCGAACTTTACGTGATAAGTTGCATATTTCGCGTGAAGTGttgcaagtttcatgtttaacgtcAATTGTTGCATGTCCGACGTCTCGATTGCATGTTTGACGTAAGATGTTGCATGTGttgaataaagccaaaataaagaatattctgaaatATTCTCATccatttcatgtttgacgtcgaaGTTGCGAACTTTACGTGATAAGTTGCATATTTCGCGTAAAGTGttgcaagtttcatgtttaacgtAAGTTGTTGCATGTCCGACGTCTCGATTGCATGTTTGACGTAAGATGTTGCATGTGttgaataaagccaaaataaagaatatttcagaatattctcatccgtttcatgtttgacgtcgaaGTTGCGAATTTTACGTGATAAGTTGCATATTTCGCATGAAGTGTTgtaagtttcatgtttaacgtcAGTTGTTGCATGTTGGACGTAATGGTTGCATGTTGGACGTAATGGTTGCATGTTTGATGTTAGATGTCGCATATCTTGaataaacccaaaataaagaatgttCCCGAATACTCTcacatgtttcatgtttgacatCGAAGTTGCGAACTTTACGTGATAAGTTGCATATTTCGCGTGAAGTGTTGcacgtttcatgtttaacgtcAGTTGTTGCATGTCCGACGTCTCGATTGCATGTTTGACGTAAGATGTTGCATGTGttgaataaagccaaaataaagaatattctgaaatATTCTCGTTCGTTTCATGTTTGAAGTCCAAGTTGCGAACTTTACGTGATAAGTTGCATATTTCGCGTGAAGTGttgcaagtttcatgtttaacgtcAGTGTTGCATGTCCGACGTCTCGATTGCATGTTTGACGTAAGATGTTGCATGTGttgaataaagccaaaataaagaatattccgGAATATTCTcgtccgtttcatgtttgacgtccaAGTTGCGAACTTTACGTGATAAGTTGCATATTTCGCATGAAGTGttgcaagtttcatgtttaacgtcAGTTGTTGCATGTCAGACATAACGGTTGCATGTTTAACGTTAGATGTTGCATGTCttgaataaagccaaaataaagaatattcccGAATATTCTcacatgtttcatgtttgtcgTTGAAGTTGCGAACTTTACGTGATAAGTTGCATATTTCACGTGAAGTGTTGCattgcataaaagaaaaagaaaaagaacattaGGGAATCAGTAAAtccaatattttgaaaagaactTAGAGATTTGGCCTCCATATACTCTTGAATAGCCTTGCAAGATGCATAAGATTAGTTCACATCCAGTCCCAATTCAGGCACAATATAATAACTACAcccaattaaacaaattaaaaagcaaaatcacaaaaaataaagaataatgcTAGTGATATACAAAATACCagtcattaaataataatttcacctCTCCTtgatgataaatattaaaaactgaTGGATGTCGTTGGGACTCAAATAAGAATCACtcagaaacaaacaaaaatcttgAGAACGCAAGTGAGGAaatggaaaatgataaaaaataatagaaaaaacgAGGACTTACTAGTTAGCATCAAAACACTAGGTCCTTTACATGACGAGAACAGAGGAGTTACCTCGAGCCACACTGCTCTTCCTGCAACTCATCCACGCTGCTCTTCCTGTCCTAGAATGACTCCAAACATAAACCTCAactctttttttggtttcattCCAGGATACACCATTGCATAGATTTTTAAAGATTGCTCTGCAACCCcaaaataattaactcaaaattcacaaccaaaaaaaaaaaaaagccggACCCAGAACAATGGGTAAGTTCTTACCAAATTATTGAGCGCCCATCTTTAGTATTCCTAGCAAAGAGTGTAGAGctcaaaataagcaaacaacACCTATaaccaaacaagaaaaaattagggTACCCATAGAAAAATAACACTTAAAAACCAAACCTcaaaaaatcaaccaaaaaaacTTGTTTTGAGGGTTTTCGATGGCAGCTTGGGGCAGCTCACGGGGCAATGATTTCGGCCAAAGCCAGGACGACGACAGTAAAGGCTAAAGAACTAATGCTGTAGACAACAGTGCAACGAAGGTAACGGTGGACGGTTGGAAAAGAAGTAGCGGACACGATACTGGCTCTGCCTCTCTCTAGCTCTCATGTACAAACTAAATACCTGGGTAGATGGATCCGATTGGTTGATTAGTGTGAGAGAGACGGCGGATTTGATCTTAGATGATGAGTGAAAAAATCGGGATGAGAGAAACTATGAATTTGAAAGAGAGATGAGATTTTatggatttcttttttgagagAGCAAAGAAATCGGATTGAGGTGAGAGAAAATTGTGGGATTTTCTTTTGAGGGAACCGGTTTACCAAGTAACccatttatttctatttttaatataaatttaatctcaACTGTTGGATTCAATCTAATTGAATCCAACGGTTTTTATCTAATTCCGGCATGGTACCGGGGCTTTAATGCCCGGCATTGTAGCATTAGCCTAATCAAGTACATGCCAATAAAGAATTCAGAGATTTGGTTTAGATAAGTAGGGATAGAGATAAAGTTACAATGTCATTTGAATCCTAACTGATACATACAACTAAATAAGAGTCTAAATTCAAATTCCTGATTATCTATAGTGTTATAAATATGCTGTCTTTCCTAgtacaaataaaaagtactactaacaacaaaaattatgagGAAAATTCTATGATAACCTGATTAAAATTACGATATCAATGCTAtgataaacataaattttgtaaattatacataagattagtaaataaaaggtaaaataaataaattaatgtaagagggtctcagtagctataaccggtctgttcataagtagtaataatttatgtttgaatcaatgatcagtagtcgaatcaagctgatttaattccttcaaccagagctttttctaattttaattacaattttaattcgcactcttgtattttaatttgatttttcttattgtcaacaaatctctcattttgcattttacattttaaaaggatttaaataattaccgatctctgtggacacgactttactcaatcactatacgtaatttatttagagtaggtatttatttttgctggcttcgacaaccatcaaattttggcaccgttgccggggattggtgtcatttatttaatcatttttacgttttacttggtgtatggttcgttcttctcgtacatgtacactttcgtttgatcatgaaattgagaagacagctCGCCAGCTGAGACAACAGACGAAGCGAGCTAAGCAACGATCCTTGTCgcctttgctttctgaaacAGATACGGTGCCTAATTTAGTTGAATCATCTAGCAAttcagaagaacaagtgatggatagaGCTGTACctgtagaaagaactcttagagagttagctgaattagacttgaatcaacaaccactctgcattcaatatgtagacttggaggtaaattttgaattaaagtctggtcttattcatttgttacccaagtttcatggttttgcaggtgaagatccccataaacatctcaaggagtttcatgttgtATGTTCAAGTATGAGACCACAAGGCGTGACTAAAGAGTAGATTAAACTGCAtgcttttcctttctctttagATGGACTAGCTAAAAACTAGTTGTACTACTTGCCTCCTGGATCGATTACAATgtggaatggtttgaagaagcagttccttgagaagtactttccttcttcaagagctgccaacatcagaaaagacatttgtgggatcagacaacttcctagggagactttgtatgagtattgggagcgattcaaacaattgtgtgccagCTGTCCTCAGTATCAGATTTCtaatcaacttcttattcaatatttttacgaaggaCTGTCCTTGATGGATAAGAGTATGATAAATGCTGCTAGTGGAGGCGTGTTGGTGAATAAGACCCCTACTCAAAAAAGGGAGTTGATCTCAAATATGGCTGCCAATGCACAATAATTTGGCAGCAGGCAAGATCTCACTTTAAGAaaggtgaatgaggtaaatatttcttctattgaacaacgtttagataaacttacttctcttGTGGAAACGTTTGTTGTAGGTAATGTGCAACAAGTGAAGACTTGTGCCATTTGTTACAATATAGGTCATTCAACTG
It contains:
- the LOC102609766 gene encoding phospholipase A1-IIgamma-like, with the protein product MGGTSIADNWKELSGNNNWDGLLNPLNINLRRYIIHYGERVQAIYDSFNGETTSKMYGFPRYAPEDFFSNVALQNGNPYKYIVTNYLYARSDTDFLEWLLPDQSAWIGYVAVATDEGKAVLGRRDILISWRGTQSAAEWFKDIEFSLTAASDIFEDTYGPTPEVHSGFHSLYVKSDSASTYNKSSAKDQVRSAVRTLVDKYKEEEMSITVIGHSLGSALATLNAADLVANGYNKPTGSDAASGCMVTAIVFASPRVGNSAFKTVFEDLNHLHLLRITNKDDIVPDLPPRYLPHIAMGYVHVGQELKIDTTKSTYVKKRKPSLSVLHNLENYLHGIAGTPKGDDDDDDFELAIDRDIALVNKGLDLLEVKYGVPPNWWAVKNKSMVQLDNGFWKLEDYVPDPPSTTPTTTS